Proteins co-encoded in one Salvelinus sp. IW2-2015 linkage group LG17, ASM291031v2, whole genome shotgun sequence genomic window:
- the LOC111976221 gene encoding tumor necrosis factor receptor superfamily member 12A-like, producing MASYVLCALCGLIIATIVKLNGVNGQSLCTSKEFWSSDIDQCVSCSTCKQYPKTPSCNTCTFTEERSDVWRLAAISSFSVLAVVLLIAVLIIGVMVHRRTANNRPLREPIEETTGPLYQA from the exons ATGGCTTCATACGTTCTCTGTGCGCTTTGTGGACTGATCATTGCGACTATAGTGAAACTAAACGGAGTGAATGGGCAAA gCCTATGCACCAGTAAAGAGTTCTGGAGTTCAGACATAGACCAATGTGTATCCTGCTCAACATGTAAGCAGTATCCAAAGACCCCTTCATGTAACACTT GCACATTTACAGAGGAGAGATCTGATGTCTGGAGACTGGCAGCCATTTCCAGCTTCTCTGTGCTGGCAGTCGTTCTGCTCATTGCAGTGTTGATCATTGGGGTCATGGTGCATCGACGCACGGCAAACAATAGGCCCCTTCGTG AACCTATTGAAGAGACAACGGGACCTCTTTACCAAGCTTAA